From Aristaeella lactis, the proteins below share one genomic window:
- a CDS encoding carbon-nitrogen hydrolase family protein, whose amino-acid sequence MKIGLVSYRSENKNIPFNLTQIERALKETQGQAELLCFGEAFLQGFDSLCWDYETDRQMAVDQNSETMDYLRGLTVRYGTGLLFGYIEKEGDKIYSSCAVLAEGKTVHNYRRISRGWKEFSKTDSHYREGTETGEFTFHGKKIMPALCGDMWDYPERFRTEHLLIWPVYCDYTTEEWEDSALDEYAEQALLAAKDTLLINPLDNDPVNHGGAFRFRDGKVTDKIPFDEERILIVDA is encoded by the coding sequence ATGAAAATCGGACTGGTATCCTACAGGAGCGAGAATAAAAACATCCCGTTCAATCTGACGCAGATTGAGCGGGCACTGAAGGAAACACAGGGACAGGCGGAACTGCTGTGTTTCGGCGAAGCTTTCCTGCAGGGTTTCGACAGCCTGTGCTGGGACTATGAAACCGACAGGCAGATGGCGGTGGATCAAAACTCAGAAACAATGGACTATCTGCGCGGCCTGACGGTCCGGTACGGGACAGGTCTGCTTTTCGGCTATATTGAAAAAGAAGGGGATAAGATTTATTCCTCCTGCGCCGTACTGGCGGAGGGGAAGACCGTGCATAATTACCGGCGGATTTCCCGGGGATGGAAAGAGTTCAGTAAAACGGACAGCCATTACCGCGAGGGAACGGAAACCGGGGAATTTACATTCCACGGGAAAAAGATCATGCCGGCCCTCTGCGGGGATATGTGGGATTATCCGGAAAGGTTCCGGACGGAGCACCTGCTGATCTGGCCGGTGTATTGTGACTACACGACGGAGGAATGGGAGGACAGTGCCCTGGACGAATACGCGGAGCAGGCGCTGCTGGCCGCGAAAGATACGCTGCTGATCAATCCCCTGGACAATGATCCGGTGAACCACGGCGGCGCTTTCCGGTTCAGGGACGGGAAGGTAACGGACAAAATCCCCTTTGATGAGGAACGGATCCTGATCGTTGACGCTTAA